DNA from Ptychodera flava strain L36383 chromosome 15, AS_Pfla_20210202, whole genome shotgun sequence:
tcttcggcctgggggggggcggtggattattttttgctgacgtcaaaaagtggctgaccccccctattccaaattttgaaaacagggtgaccccccctattccaaatttcgaaaacagggtgacccccccccccggcgcgcgacataggtaaaacaaaaggtggacatatatatatatatatatatatatatatatatatatatatatatatatatatatatatatatatatatctttatatataatatatatatatatatatatatatatatatatatatatatatatatagatatatatatatatatatatatatacatatatatatacgagcAGGACGTAGATTGATGTCTTCATCGGACTGGCAGAGTGCTCAATAGTTGAACTAGAGCTATAGGTCCAGCTCCGGACTtcatctacatatatatatatatatatatataatatatatatatatatatatatatatataatatatatatatatatatatatatatatataatatatatatatatatatatatatatatatatatatatatattatatatatatattatattttacattttacatatatttatattttatatagtcattctatgttttaatgacattgttgacatttcagttgtaagataggaatttcaaagtgtcaatcttaaagtctgaatacagtacattttgaatgagctgtattttgaatgagctgtgaatatatcacactttctatgcttaaccagatgtcctgaactgttgtacagaaataggatgtcaatcattaatatcaaagaggaaaaagcagtgaatcaaaaactttgatgggtgttaaaacttgccaaccatccaattaaatctcctgaggagccatagagagcttttttagccaaatttgatgtgtacagtgtctgagaggaccttttcttgtaacattgaaaccataaaagcacagctaataatgacaaaaactgctttttttgactgttattttgttcataaaaagcatctttctacagaaaacctgtgaaacaaaggaaaataattgcatcaatgagaaggaagatatcttgtcatttttctatctctaaaataagtcactgtatcaaatatatattatgaaatatttgtgcatgttgctttctcatactgaattctcatagagagaacagaaaagtatcaggaatttgtcatccttttcatatgaaatgcagatttcataatggtacactttcacttagcaaacataaagatatctctgatttattaaagtatggcgctcgaagggcgcgccgaaaaatatgaaacatcctgatatctcggatatatatgccttgtatattaaagtcatgcacctgaaggcatgctgaaaaatgtctgatatattaaagtattgagcttgaagagcacgctgaaaaatattgaacatacagatatctctgatgtatgtatgcttgatatgttaaagttaggcgtgctgaaaaatatgactgattaataaagttacgcgcccgaagggcgcgacgaaaaatacaactgaatgatgaaatttgtggctgacactagcattttaggcaatgatgagccggtgtcaaaattcaaaaacacactgaccccccccctattgggcatttcaaaaacatggtgacccccctatcaccaaagtcaaaaacagggtgaccccccccccatgaatccaccgccccccccccaggctgaagaaactgaccagtccctaatgtcTTCAAGGTACGCCTGGGAAGTCGAACCATAGTAGTGCTGCATGGTATGAAAGCTGTACGAGACGCCCTTTTGAAGCAAGCCGTGACCTTTGCAGGGAGGCCTGATTTCTTTAGTATGCAACGGCTCAGCTTTAATGGATCTAACTTCTTCACACAGTCTCTCAGCCAAAAGTGGATTGAACAGCGCAAAATGATCGAGACGGCTTTGAAGATTTTCGTTGATGACAGACCAAAAGTCATGCAGGAAAAGATCATAAAAGAAGGCAATGAATTAGTGAGTATTCTGACAAAAGATGGCAAGGGTAACATTCTCGATCCATACGATGACCTACATTTGTCTGTTGGAAATATCCTATCCTTTGCACTCTTCAGTAAAAGCTATAGccatgaaaatgataaattgaaGGAACTATTCAGTATGACCAGAAAGCTACTGAATATTTAACAGGAAGTGGTGCCCTCGATGACTTTCTGCCATTGTTCAGACATTTTCCAAGCCGACAAAGGAATGAATTCGATAGGGTATTGGAGCTTGAAATTAATCTTCTTCATGAACGAATAAAGGAACATCACCTGACATTGAAAGACGGAAATCCTGAAGATGTAATTGATTACCTGCTGAATATACGTAAGTACGGCAGAGAAACAGAGGTGGACATAGTTCAGAAAGATGAAAAAGTTGCAGCTATGTTAGTTAGTGTGTTTGGAGCAGGGTTTGACACCTTAGGCAAAAGTCTCTATGTGTTTTTCTTATATATGATATTATATCCAAACGTTCAGGAGAAGGCGCAACAAGAGATTGACGCTGTTATCGGAAGGGACCGTCCTCCAGCCGTCACTGATCGATTAAACCTCCCGTATGTAGATTGCCTTATCTACGAACTACTGAGACACGCAACATTGGCGCCTCTGTCAGTGCCACACGCTACAGTGAATGATACCAAATTTTATGGCTATGATATTCCAAAAGAGACTCCTGTGTTCCCAAATCTGCACTCGGCGAACTTTGACGAAACAGAATGGGAAGATCCTGACCTATTCAAACCAGAGCGATTTCTCTCACAAGACGGACAGTCCCTGAACAAAGTGAAAGCTGCAAAGCTGGCGTCATTCTCTTTTGGAAAGAGACGATGTCCTGGTGAACAGTTGGCTCAGAAGGAACTCTTCTTGTTCATCACGTTGTTTCTACAGCGTTGCACTATCAACAAGTGTCCAGGTGATGATCCGAAACTGAAATGGAATCACGGACTAAGTCTAACTCCAGACAGGTTCAAAATATTGACCACACCGAGAAATCCGTTATCCGACAAAGCCTAATTTTTTTTGCAGACGGAGGAAGACATGAGAACTTATTTTAAGGACACGACTTGACACATAAGCCATCTCgaaatgttttgtcattttgttttcatcccTTTCACATTTCATGCTTGTTATTAAAAGTGGAGAAGTACTCTACATGTTCGATCTGTTCAATTGTTCAATTATTGTAATTAATATATTTTGCATTCACACTGTGACTAAATGTGCCGTAGGTTTCTATCGGTATGCTGGACTGATAACAACAAACGTAAAGTTATTAATTCAATCTTGAATTCAAGCTTTAGAGTAAGCCGGTACCTTCAGGTATTCAATTAtgaggtataggagttaagaaAAGCAAAGACATCCAAAGCTTATGAAAGTGTCGACTTATTGAGGAAAAGGTGTGTTTGGTTAAATGTTGAAGACTGACGAGAAAGGCTGTTGCGTATGAGAAATAAAAGATCATGCAGGATATTGTCTGTTAGTATTCTAGCAGTATTATTTGAAAGAAAGATGTGAGAGCATTCTTGAAATAAGCTTCTTTATCTCGTTCTGCAGTCCCAACTCTGACCTTTTGCTAGCGATCCTTTCCCATGTTTTCTAATCCCTAACCTTTGACATTTTGACCTTTTAGGTTGCGGTAGCTTCGATCATTGTTATACCAAATGTTTGTGATTACATTTTCAATTCAGACTTTGCAGTGGTGTTTTCAAAACAGAATAGTAATTAACTTTTGAGACAACTATTCATAGCAGCTTTGCTATCAATCTCAATGAAAAAAGTATAAAGAAGGTATTTACATCATCTTAAACAACATGACAAATTCATTTATGAACACAAACGTCGGTGATACATTTATTGGACCGTAAAACTCTTTTGATGTAAGAACTTGACACGCGAAAAATTCTATAATAGCCAGACACTGAGGATTTTTGCTTCATAATTGAGTAAATGTATGTTGTAAAAGTTCTAAAATGCAGCATGATAACAGCTTTCCgtacatatttcatatttccgcTTTTGATAGTTACTTTCATATGAAACATTTGTCTTCCCCTAATCAGAGTATCTGAGTATAATTATTTTATGGGTTTTTAATGTTCTCTGTCATCCCTAAGTAATTTTCCACCATATCATTATCATTTAAGTTACTATAAATTTCAATTCTACGATATAAATTCTACAATTTGACATACAGCTatcttacatttttttctgccaaCGCATGTAAGAAAATAAATCGATCTGTACCTGTTTATAATAATAACTTCTTTACTCCACCCTTTGACGTATAGTTGAAGTAGAAATTGTTCATTAACATTTTCTGAGTTCAATCGtgcacatacaaacacacaccaGCGTATCTTCTGTAAGCATCCTTCTTTTTATGCATTGTAACCTGTATATAGCTGACATTGTATGCAgtacatgcacaaatattacTTTTGTTTAGGATTACTTTCGTTTTATATAAAATGTCGAAATCTTTAATAAGGCAATAATGGTGTTGCTCAGTTTTCAATTCTAAaattacattacatttcatCTTTTATTATGCACATTTAAAAAGACTGCTTATTTTTGTACTCAAGTGCATTTCTAATAAGTATCTTTCATTTGCCAGTTCTGTTTTATTGAGATTTGGTAACTTGAAAAAATCTTGTGTACTTTAGTGTATTCCCACAGTCTTAATAAACTTTCTTAGTTACCCTTGGACATTTTATATTCAGAATCGATGTATCTTATATGACAAGGACAAAATACTTTCACTCTACATTAGATGAAATCATGACAAGTGGATTGAACATTGTAACCATACTGCTCTTCGCCATTTAGCGACGAGTTTATTGCTTGACAGATATCATTTTCATCTAGTATGATTTTATAGTTTACGATTAAATaaaccattttattacattaccaTCCCGGCATAATTATTGAATGAAACTGCTGGGATTTTTAATTGTTTCTTATTTCGATCGTAATTTAACTCTATAATTCAATTCAACGATTTGAAAGATGTAGAAAGCGCTGATCGAATTAAAAGGAGAGGAAAGGTCGAAAACCTTTCGACCTTGTGTACAAGCATGTGATACAAACATTAGAACCCGATCCAATGATTAAACCAAGGTAATCCATTATTTTGACCTGAATTTACAAGGAAATGTTATCGCATCCGATCGTGACACGGAGAAACCAACATATCATTTAAGAGATTGATATGATATTACTTTTATGTAaactttttaacaaaatttccgATAGCGGTTCATTTCCAGATGCTTGGTATCGGGGTattatatttccaatttttaagAAGGGAGATAAATCCCAACCTAAAAATTACAGAGGATTTACCCTTCTACCCATTGTCAGTAAAATATATACACGTATTCTTTATAGTCGACTCCAGTTTTGGGAAGAAAACATTGCCCCTTTAAGGGAGGAACAAACTGGTTTCAGGAAAGGCTATGGTACAATagacaacatttttattttacacacatttattcaaaagtacatTGATGTTAAAGGTGAGAGATTTTATTGCGCCTTTATTGACTTCGAAAAGGCCTTTGACAGAGTAAAAAGAACGGCTATGTTTTTCAAATAAGGGAAAGCGGGATTACTGGGGTAAATGTATATTTTCTTGTGTCAATTTATGAGAAATTGAAATCGTGTTTACTGGGCACCAAGGGATAAACACAGCTTTTTAATTGCCCATATGGTGTGAGACAAGGCTGTATACTTTCGCCATTTTTATTTTCCCTTTTCATTGATGACCTGCATAATGATTTTAAGCAAGATTCATGGAGAGACAGTTGCTCGCTTGGCACGGTAGAGCTTTTTTTATCTACTATTTGCAGATGACTTGGTACTTATTGCAGAAACTACCGTTAAATTACAGAGGCTACTCAATCAGTAACAAATTTATTGTGTAAAATATAAAGCAAAAGTTAACCTTGAAAAGACAAAGATTTTAGTTGTAGTTTTTCGGAACGGTGGTCCACTTCGCAAATACGAACGTTGGTTCTATGAAGGGAAGAGAGTGGATGTTGTTTCATACTTTAAATATTTAGGTATTGTTTTCTCCTGTAGTGGTTTATGGAGCAAAGCCCAAGAGGTCCTAGCTGATCAAGCGTCAAAGGCACTGTTTACTTTGAACTCAAAATTCCTTTATCTTAGGGATGAAGCCATAcatgtttgttttaaaaattttgacacGAAAATTCTGTCCATTTTAAATTAAGgcagtgaaatttttttttcgggGGGGCATTGTAGgaaataacattgaaaaagtACATGTTAAGTTTTGCAAACAATTACTTAGACAAAAGAAACATGTTATTGACGCTGCGGCTAGAGGTGAACTCGGGAGATTTACGATTAGGAAATTGTAAAATACCGGTTGcgcattttgaaaatgaaccACAACAGATATGTATATCATGCCTACCAGGTGCAATgccaaatggcagaaaatgataaaaaatgttggGCTTTGAGCTTAAAAAGCATTCTGTTTACATACGGGTTCGCAGAAAGTTGGTTTAACCAAGGGGTTGGAAATAAAGAAAGGTTTTTGTCAGAATTTAAACAACGTTGTCGAGACATAGACAACCAAATTGGCATGACAAGATTCacagttttaaaaaattatcCACCTACTCTCTATTAAAAATCACGCTTTTTCCTGAAAATTATTTGAGTACTGTAATGAAacttatttttaaaaagtatcTAACTTCTTTTCGTATTTCTTCACATTCTCTGAATATTGAAAGGGGCAGATATTACGGTGTAAATGAAGACCAAAGAGTCTGTACATGCAACAACATTTCTATTGAAAACGAATTTCATTTTCTACTATTCTGTCCACATTATACTGATATAAGAATGAAATATATAGCAGAATATTACTATCTTACACCAAATAGTGAgaattttgtttgtcttttacgAAGTTAAAAAGGTAGAAATCATTCgtaatatctgtaaatttttattttatgccCTCAAGAAAAGGAACGAAGAATTCAGATCTGTATAAACACATTTTGCTTTGTATATCAGTGAACATGTACCTGTGACCAAACATATACTATGTATTTACTTTTCTGTGACACAAAGGTCCGGTGGCCTAGAGTGAGAACAATaaaatctttatatttttcacaatttggcaaaaatgtGTCCAAGAATTCACGATTTCCAAACTCTCTTACGAttatcattttgtgtgctcttctgTAGGTGCCATTGACCTAGCCAGAGTTGGTGGCACCTGACAAACATCATGATGTTATCCAGCTCTGTTCTTATAAAATACCAACAACAGAACAGAAATTCATGTATATAGGTAGTATGGTAGTGGGAAAATATTCCGTATGGTAGTTACCCCTAGACTACATGAGAaccaaatcaatattttgtattAAATTCGAATATCAcctttgttgttcacatctgctcttttaaatttcaaacatcCTATTCTCAGcacatacatttatatcaattgtcaaacatttttaaaagaaaatatttagctagttttctattggaaaaaaatattcatggttTCCTGATAGACTCTGATCTACAGTGAATCGACATCTCAGGGAAATGTTGGTTTAGCGTATTCCCACAGTCTTAATAAACTTTCTTAGTTACCCTTGGACATTTTATATTCAGAATCGATGTATCTTATATGACAAGGACAAAATACTTTCACTCTACATTAGATGAAATCATGACAAGTGGATTGAACATTGTAACCATACTGCTCTTCGCCATTTAGCGACGAGTTTATTGCTTGACAGATATCATTTTCATCTAGTATGATTTTATAGTTTACGATTAAATaaaccattttattacattaccaTCCCGGCATAATTATTGAATGAAACTGCTGGGATTTTTAATTGTTTCTTATTTCGATCGTAATTTAACTCTATAATTCAATTCAACGATTTGAAAGATGTAGAAAGCGCTGATCGAATTAAAAAGGAGAGGAAAGGTCGAAAACCTTTCAACCTTGTGTAGAAGCATGTGATACAGACATTAGAACCCGATCCAATGATTAAACCAAAGGTAATCCATTATTTTGACCTGAATTTACAAGGAAATGTTATCGCATCCGATCGTGACACGGAGAAACCAACATATCATTTAAGAGATTGATATGATATTACTTTTATGTAaactttttaacaaaattttcgatAGCGGTTCATTTCCAGATGCTTGGTATCGGGGTattatatttccaatttttaagAAGGGAGATAAATCCCAACCTAAAAATTACAGAGGATTTACCCTTCTACCCATTGTCAGTAAAATATATACACGTATTCTTTATAGTCGACTCCAGTTTTGGGAAGAAAACATTGCCCCTTTAAGGGAGGAACAAACTGGTTTCAGGAAAGGCTATGGTACAATagacaacatttttattttacacacatttattcaaaagtacatTGATGTTAAAGGTGAGAGATTTTATTGCGCCTTTATTGACTTCGAAAAGGCCTTTGACAGAGTAAAAAGAACGGCTATGTTTTTCAAATAAGGGAAAGCGGGATTACTGGGGTAAATGTATATTTTCTTGTGTCAATTTATGAGAAATTGAAATCGTGTTTACTGGGCACCAAGGGATAAACACAGCTTTTTAATTGCCCATATGGTGTGAGACAAGGCTGTATACTTTCGCCATTTTTATTTTCCCTTTTCATTGATGACCTGCATAATGATTTTAAGCAAGATTCATGGAGAGACAGTTGCTCGCTTGGCACGGTAGAGCTTTTTTTATCTACTATTTGCAGATGACTTGGTACTTATTGCAGAAACTACCGTTAAATTACAGAGGCTACTCAATCAGTAACAAATTATTGTGTAAAATATAAAGCA
Protein-coding regions in this window:
- the LOC139152306 gene encoding cytochrome P450 1A1-like; this translates as MLGPRGWPVVGSLLSLGELPHETFSQMAKIYGNVFKVRLGNRTIVVVNGMKAVRDALLKQAVTFAGRPKFFSMQRHFPSRQRDEFDRAQELQLGFLREQIKKHQLTLKDGNPEDVIDYLLNIRKYGRETEVDIVQKDESIAAMLDSVFGAGEWEDPDQFKPERFLSEDGESLNKVKAAKLASFSFGKRRCPGTIQYDQKATEYLTGSGALDDFLPLFRHFPSRQRNEFDRVLELEINLLHERIKEHHLTLKDGNPEDVIDYLLNIRKYGRETEVDIVQKDEKVAAMLVSVFGAGFDTLGKSLYVFFLYMILYPNVQEKAQQEIDAVIGRDRPPAVTDRLNLPYVDCLIYELLRHATLAPLSVPHATVNDTKFYGYDIPKETPVFPNLHSANFDETEWEDPDLFKPERFLSQDGQSLNKVKAAKLASFSFGKRRCPGEQLAQKELFLFITLFLQRCTINKCPGDDPKLKWNHGLSLTPDRFKILTTPRNPLSDKA